Proteins co-encoded in one Brassica oleracea var. oleracea cultivar TO1000 chromosome C4, BOL, whole genome shotgun sequence genomic window:
- the LOC106338220 gene encoding putative protein TPRXL, with product MSSPENHWLSPGRLASVLNPSSSTSGELLPKPPDPPDPSLPPSVTDFPHLLHPPSSSTSPKFTTVTATVNPNTALQFSFEILQEPSTTSSSTDPHLVSDVTMSDSVEVPSSSAEDVTTNSNTEPILITIPPKNSSPILTNKAYAPSPSSTKPLASKPDPNLLSSNRNPIPIRSSSNPIPKRSYPNLSSKSSTPKPPIN from the coding sequence ATGTCATCTCCTGAGAACCACTGGCTCTCTCCTGGTCGTCTAGCTTCCGTTCTGAATCCATCATCGTCCACTTCTGGTGAGCTGCTACCCAAACCTCCTGACCCCCCTGACCCATCACTACCCCCATCAGTTACCGATTTTCCCCATCTCCTTCATCCCCCTTCTTCTTCTACTTCCCCCAAATTTACTACTGTTACTGCTACAGTTAACCCTAATACTGCCCTCCAATTCTCCTTTGAGATTTTGCAGGAGCCATCTACTACTTCTTCTTCCACTGATCCTCATTTAGTCTCTGATGTTACCATGAGTGACAGTGTGGAAGTTCCCTCCTCTTCTGCTGAGGATGTCACTACTAACTCGAACACTGAACCTATACTCATTACCATCCCTCCGAAAAACTCCTCCCCTATCCTTACTAATAAAGCTTATGCTCCTTCTCCCTCTTCAACTAAACCCCTTGCCTCCAAACCTGACCCCAATCTCTTAAGCTCTAACCGTAACCCTATTCCCATTCGCTCATCCTCTAACCCTATCCCTAAGCGCTCATACCCTAACCTTTCCTCTAAATCCTCAACTCCCAAACCCCCCATTAACTAA